The following nucleotide sequence is from Fusarium graminearum PH-1 chromosome 1, whole genome shotgun sequence.
AGACATGAAATCTGTACATCATAACGAGCTACGTGGCGTGCGAGATTGTTTCACGTTTCGCCCATCCCGTAGGAGGAAGGCCGCAAAGCCCTTGTCCAGGAAGCCCGAATCCTACCATTAATCACTGTTACTCTCAAACTGGCATCCTCGTTTGACTTTTCAGGCCCGGAGGATAAGGAGATTGTGGCACATCTGGTTGCGCCCCTTCATAGGACCAAGTATAAAGCATCCAAGATCCCCTCCGACTGCTCATGAGAAGGACAAATACTCCCCCCCGGCTCGATACCACCATTCCTGCCCCTCAAAAGCCAAGCGGTTGACACAGCGCTTCACTGAACTTTCTCTCTCACATTATTCACCATGGCCAACTCCGAGATTCAGATGCCTACCAATAGCTGCTGCACAGCTTGCTGCAAAGCCAATGATCTTGGGACGCATGACTACTGCGGTACCTGTCCTAGATGTCCCTCCTGATTATTGCGCATTTCGCCGAATCAAGAAGTGTGTAACCGACAAAAGAACAAACCGGACAGGACACCAAAATGAAGCATCTGACGATTTCAGGTGCTCATCGATTATTGCGATCAGGTTTCGGCTGATTGACATTTCATATGCTCCTTATGCTCGTTCGCGAGGATGTGGCGGGAGGAGCCCGTGGTTCCGAAGACTGGAAGCTGAGCAAACAATTATAGTTTGCAGGTCGGAGCATCACATGTCGCGGGTTCTGTGGAAAATCGGAAAAGTCGTCGAAACGTCTTGGAATGAGATCAGGAAACTTGTGGCCAGTGCGGCCATTAGCTCAAGAAAAGGAATTAACGACTTTGTTTGCCATCTTGCTCTTCCTAATGTGAATGAAATTATGTTGCAAGATCTTTCGATGATAATTAATGGTTAGGGTATACGCAATATCTGTTATTAAAACCGCCCTCATGATGCCAGGCTAGCAAAAACTGCAGCAATGGATGTCTTATCATATTTGACATACTTGCCTTTGCCCTTGTCGATCTCGTGGTATCGGTCCCAAAATCGTTCGTAGAGAGGCTGTAGTTTCTGACGAATATCTTCTCCAAATATTCGCCGGACTTCACGCTCCATACTGTAAGATTTGTGGCGGGACACCATATCATCAAATGCGCCATTGAACTGTGtgaacttctccttgatcttatccttgtctttaCTGCCCAGCCCCTTGACGATGGATGTCGAGTCGACAGGCCCGGACGTAGGTCGATTGGTTCGATTAGTATGAACAGTATCGAAAAGGTGTACAGAAAGGTCCTTGCAAATATCTGTGTAGGATGCCGTTGCCTTCTTACGCCACTGCTCAAGAATATCAAGTTTGTTTTCTAGGAGATCATTTAGTTCTGACGTTTGAACCATTCGCCCGATAATGACAACGCTGTTGGCCATGAATACTCCAGCAACAGCTCTGCTCTTCATGAGTACGCGTGATTTCTGGTCCAGCCCGGACAGAAGCATCTCAATGGTGTCGAGACAATAATGTGAGAATATCTCTTTGCCGTCTGCTCCAATATCAAAGGATGCTAGGCTGGGAATAGCGTCTGTTGAGCGCCCATTTGTTGCTGCATTTGCCTTCCAACCACCATCCCCAATGGATATCATGATGCTCGAGATTGGGCGCAGGAAATGCACCATGGTCTGAAGGCGTTGCATTGTCTCCGATACCAAGGGTATTGGTGCACCATCGGAAGGGAGTATCTGTAACATCCCAACCTTGCGCCTTGTTTCTTCTAGGAGTTCTGCCAGAGACGATTTTGCAGTCTCTCTAACAGGTTTCAATGCAGCGGCAAGTGCTCCCTTTAATTCGCCGGTTCGTGTTTCGAGCTTTCCAGAAAGCGCAGAGATTATTTCGGTGATCTCGTAAGCCAAGTAGCAGTCTGTGTTGAGGTGGCTCTTGATGTGAGCATTTAGCTCGCGCAGGCATCGTGCCTGTTCTGCTAAAGCTGTTTGGCAAGTCGATAGGAAGATAACACCCCAATCCTCGCGAGAGAAAACGCTACAGACGTTGTCGTACTCGGATATGAACAAGCCTTCCATCGCTTGTGCATAAGTCCCCATGCCGTTGGTACCCGCCCGGTAAACAGCATCCGggctcttcttcttagcAGTATTGACACTTGCTGCGGCAAGGTTGGCCAGAGATGCTGAGAGGTACGGACCGCGTACTTCTGCGTATATGTGAGCAAGCTCTGAGGCGCCATTGTGATGGCTCTCGACAACATAGGAATAGATAAGACCAAGACGGgcgatcttgtcttgaggaAGTGTTGGAAAGGGCTTGTCTTTCGTGATGTAGTGCAGTGGCTCGACAGATCGGGGTGTCTCGCCGCGAAGCACAGTTTCGAAGTGATGTTCAAGCTGACTGTTGCCCGATTTGATGAGACGTGACAAGTCGGCCATGGTTTGCTGGTTCGCACGCAGATTCGATGCCTgcatctcagccaaggcTTTGCCTAGACGCTTTATAGAGGCCAGGTAGGTAGATAGACCAGCCTTCTCAGGACCGACCCGGATTATTTGTTCCTCGTCATTCTTGCTATCTGCAGGCTGGCGCAAGCGATCGATCGCAGCAAGGACAGAGTCGACATCTGATGCGCGGTTAGCCATGGTTATTGACCACAGACAGATTGATTGACTTACTGTTTCCCAGTATTTGCAGTCGCCTAGTCTCTCCATTCAGAGGCCCCGCAACATCCTGGACACTCTTTCCTGTTGTCTCGAGTCGATTAAGACAAGATTgaatcttcttggtcaaTTGCGTTGTCTTCTCTAGTCGCGAGTTGAGGACATCAACCTCGGCCCTTGCCTCTTCGTCCAAGGCAGTATGTGCGCCGCCAGCGAGTCCGACTGACATCGTTTAGGAAAGCTGTATGTTTCTATCATgtactaggtaggtaattGAAGATAACGAAGTaggaggggaagagagaTAGATTATTAGGTTTGGTTGAACGGTCGAAACGGGGGGTCCTTGTCTAGAGATGAGTACCAATGCGGGTGGTATGCAACTTCCATGGTCCCTTGCTGCTAACCTGACGTTGATAGGTCATTACTGCAATAGGCATGGGCGGGTTTACAGGCCGGGAAGACATCTTGTAGCGGTCCATCCCTCATAGCCACACTTGAGCCACTGTCGCACTGTAATCGATCGAGCACTTTACGCGAAAGGCCAGCGCAGCTTAGACGCGTTAATGCAGGGGCGCGACAGGGATTTCGGGCAGCCCCAGCAACGCCCCGCCTGGGTGTACTTCACCCCTCGATTCTCATATTCGTAAATATCGTCTTTGACCAACCCGATTGTTGGTAAAGACATCACAAATTAGATCGTCATCATGGATTCTTTTATGCTTCAGGATGAAGGCGTGCGTGATCGCATTCGCCAAGCCGAAGAGTTTCTCGATCCCAGTATGTACACCGCTTCCTCTACCGAATATTGTTGTCGTTACCGTCTGCTACTAACACTTGATATCAAGATGACCCCCAAGTTCGGAGCTATCGATCAGACATCATTCTCATGctccagaagaaccagcGCCGCCTGGTAGTCAACCTCGATCATGTACGCAATCATAACCAAGAACTCGCACAGGGCCTGCTGCAGCAACCTTTCGACTTCACCCTGGCATTTGATCAGGCCTTAAAGAATATCGTCCAAACGATCCCGCAAGCACGACCGGACCAGACTGCGAAAGATACCATCTACTACTGTGCGTGGGCAGGTAGCTTTGGCTTGAATTCTTGCAATCCGCGTACACTGTCGTCCCATCTTCTCAACTACATGGTGTCCATCGAGGGAATCGTGACACGTACCTCCCTGATCCGACCCAAGGTTGTGAAGAGTGTCCATTACAAcgagaagaaagacatgTTTCATTTCCGAGAGTACCAAGATCAAACAATGACGAACGGAGTCACCACTTCCAGTGTGTACCCTcgcgaggacgacgacggCAACCCCCTTATTACAGAGTACGGCTTTTGTACGTACCGCGATCATCAGACAATCTCCATCCAGGAAATGCCGGAGCGTGCACCTGCAGGTCAGCTTCCTCGTGGAGTGGACGCTattcttgatgacgatcttgTGGACAGTGTGAAACCTGGCGATCGAGTTCAGCTAGTAGGCATTTATCGAACCCTGGGTAACCGAAATACCAATCACAACAGCGCTTTGTTCAAAACAATGATTCTGACCAACAACGTTGTCTTATTGTCATCAAagtctggtggtggtgttgcgACTGCTACTATTACAGATACCGATATccgcaacatcaacaaggtttccaagaaaaagaatcTGCTCGAGTTGCTGTCACAGTCTCTTGCCCCTAGTATTTACGGTCATGACtatgtcaagaaggccatctTACTCATGCTTTTGGGAGGTATCGAGAAAAACCTCGAAAACGGAACACATTTGCGTGGAGATATCAATATTTTGATGGTTGGTGATCCGTCTACCGCCAAATCTCAGCTATTGCGCTTTGTTCTGAACACAGCGCCACTGGCCATTGCAACAACGGGTCGCGGTTCTTCAGGCGTTGGTCTGACTGCGGCTGTGACTTCAGACAAGGAGACGGGCGAACGACGACTTGAAGCTGGTGCAATGGTTATGGCTGATCGTGGTGTTGTTTGTATCGATGAATTTGACAAAATGTCCGACGTGGACAGAGTTGCGATTCACGAAGTCATGGAACAGCAGACTGTCACTATCGCAAAGGCAGGAATCCACACATCCTTGAATGCTCGTTGCAGTGTAGTCGCCGCTGCCAATCCTGTCTTTGGCCAATACGACCCTCACAAGGACCCGCACAAGAACATCGCACTCCCAgattctcttctctcacgTTTTGATTTGCTCTTCGTTGTTACAGATGACATCGAAGACACTCGCGATCGACACGTCTCGGAGCATGTCCTTCGTATGCATAGATACCGTCAGCCAGGGATGGAAGAGGGCGCCCCTGTCCGAGAGCAGGGAACGCAGTCTCTAGGTGTATCAGCTTCCAATCAGAATGAATCTCAGGGACCAACTGAGGTATACCAGAAATTCGATGCAATGCTTCATTCCGGTGTTACCATTACATCTGGTCGAGGTGCAAACAAGAAGCCAGAAATTCTGAGCATCCCTTTCATGAAGAAGTACATACAATACGCCAAGACAAGAATCAAGCCTGTACTCACCCAGGAAGTCTCTGACCGCATCACCGATATCTACGTTGGCTTGCGAAACGACGAGATGGAGGGTAACCAGCGAAGAACAAGTCCCTTGACTGTGCGTACTCTTGAGACCATCATTCGTCTTGCTACGGCGCATGCCAAGTCTCGTTTGTCGAGCAGAGTTGAGGAGCGCGATGCGATTGCTGCAGAGGGAATTCTGAGATTCGCTTTATTCAAAGAAGTTGTGGAAGAATCACGGAAGAAACGGAGAAAGACTCAAACAGTTGACTTCGCATCGTCGAGCGATGAGAGCTCaagcgacgacgaggatggaGACCAAGCCAATGGCACACAGGCGAGCAGGTCTGCTTCTAGGACGACTCGCAACAGCAACCGTAATCAAACGAGAGGAACCAGCGACAGTAGAGAACCTGAAGCGCCTGAAAACGATTCCCAGGCCACACCGCGTCGCTCTGGTAGGAGGGCGCAAGACTCATCGCAAACTTCCTTTGCCTCATCGATGCCTTCTTCGCAACTTCCATCTGAGAGTCAACTTGAGTCTCAAGAAGGTGGGGACGATCTTGCCAGCGGAACTGCGGCGCTCGCTATCGACGACACCCCTATTTCCACTCAGCGCCTGACAACCTTCCGTACGACCCTTGGCCAACTGCTCAACACTGATCTCTTCGACGACGATACAGCCGAGGTAGACGCAGTCATTGAAGCCGTCAACAGCAAGGTTGGAAGACGCAACGCGTTCGACAAGGGAGAGGCGGTCAAGGCGCTACAGAAGATGAATGAAGCGAACCAGATCATGTAAGTTCTTTTTTCTCCAACATCCGTTTTTGGGTATGCGCGTTGACTAACATTAACTTCAGGCTCACGAATGATGATCAACAAGTTATCAAGATCTAGTGATAGCGACCAGAGAGAAATACCACGAGCTCAGCAGGAGATAGAGTTGGGTTGACGTATGTTGGTTTATGTAATTGTACCTCTTTCAGGCCTGTCCGAGAGAGAGTTTATGATGTTAGCAATAGAGCTTGAGCGATTTGCATGACTGATGAATGATGGAAGCATCGTATAGCAAAGATTTCTATATGCTTGCTATTCTAGGACTGCATTACGTATTGTAAGAAGACAAAATTTGTTCATAGACGTTCGCGAAATTCCTGCAGACGAGCCTCCACATTCTGCCCATTCCAAGTTTCGTAGCCCTCTGCATCTCTACCGAGAGTCGGAACACCGACCTGTTCGATCGCGAAGCTTGCGGCGACAGCACCCCAGGCTACAGCTTCTTCGATGCTTTCGCCTCGTGCCAACGCAACTCCAAGGCCGCCTAAGAAAGTATTTCCACCTCCAGTAGGGTCAATAACCTTGGACGGCTCTGTGTGATATGCTGGAATCCATTTCTCAATGCCTGGATCGACTTCGATCTCCTCACGTGCGACAAATCCATCGGCGTCCTGCAGTAAGCCAGCAAACAGAGCCTCCATATCTGTATCATGCTGTAGACCGCCTCTCACGTAGTCCTTCTTTCGTCGCTTGGTGGTCTTTTGATCACGCCCTCGTTTCCTTCCTCCGTTCTTTGCGATATAACACCCCTTTTCACCAGCGCGAAcgacaagagaaaaggacTGCAGAGGCATACTGGCCAGGAGCTGTTCGCAGGCTCGTTCCACAGCAACTGTTGAAATCTCGCCTGTCTCTGGGTCGAGCCCGCTGTCGCCCATGAAACCAGCTAGTTCGGCATGGTTTGGACTGCAAATGTCCACAAGGGGCAAGCAGTTGGTGCAGTTGAGTAGTTCGTCGGGGGTACACAAATCAGGCACCGGTTCCCAGATAAAGATAGGCTTGGTGTACGACTCGGCAGGCATAACCTTCTTACGAAGTGAGGTgatctcagcaacaagatCTTTGCATCGGTTCGGGGAGCATATCATGTGGAATGAGCGTGATTGCAATAAGGTCGGGGTAAGATCTTCAGCAGTCAAGCGCTTCTTGGGGGTCAAATACTTGAAAGCGCGCTTCTCGGCAGTACCCTCGTAGCCGTTCCAGCCTCGCGTGGTTAGTCGCAGCCCATCATGACGAAACAGGGCCGAGGTGGACCAGCTGTCGATGAGTGTTGAGAGAGAAGGGGGAAAGTCGGAGCCCTGGTCAACAATCCAGCCAACAGAGGTAGATTTGGGTGGAGGGGAGAGAAGACGAGCTCCTAGAGCCGAGTAGGTGCCAGCGCCACCAAGGATGTCTTTGACAGGCTCAGTTGGGGGAATAAAGTCGATGTCGTCTTGAAACGAAGTTAGTCATATGTTATGAGCAAGGTGATAGATaacatgatgaagactcAAATATGATAACGCTTGAAGGGTCAGGAATATACTGACCGATAATAAACATGCCCAGGGTGACGAAATCAATAGGGACATTTTGTTGAGTTTCTTCCTCGTCCGTGGTGTTTTCAGCTACAACTGAGTCTAGCTGTCCTGGAGCATCATCTTGTTTTGATTCTCCTTCTGGTTCTGCCTCTgtttttggctttggctctggttcagcatcagcactagcatcagcatcattgCCCTGAACGGGGTCTTCGGTTTTGTCTAAAGCTATAGTGTCCTCATTCGGCAGAACAGATTTCTCATTATCGACTTGCAGCTCATGCACAGGTTGCTCGGCGAGATCGGCCATGGCGTCGAGGGGATCGATTTCTGACTCAGTGACTGTATGGCGAGGTGTACAAAATACGTAGCAAGTGTCCAGAAACCGGGTGGTTGTAAGTAAGGACCGAAACTGAAAAGATGTCTCTGCAAACTAAACAGCCGTTTGTTTATCTGTCGTTGCACAGGAGATTGGGAAATCTTTAATGGCCGGTGGAGTCTGTGTTTTGGCGAGACGGGGAAAGAAGGGTCCAAATGATTAAAGTTGACAAAGAAAGTATAGGTGAAGAAATGGTTCTTTATAAGTTCAGCTCACAATTCGATGGTTACAGCAAGCATGAACTGAGCTTTAAAGTGTGTAAAGTATATAAAGAAATATTGCAAGAATTCGGGAAGATGAAAGCATAAGAAGTTAAAAAAGAGTGCACTCAACGCATGAATGAatgattgttgttgtaggcGGTGTCTGCgctggtgttgagtttgtgTTTTGTGACAGGCTAAATAAGGTACCTAGGTAACTTTAGTCAGGCACCTAAACTGCTTGTCCTTGTAGCAAAACAACTCGTCTTTCTCGGTCCAACCAGTTGAGAAAAGGCTTAAACGGATGCCAGTAATAGACACCGTATCCAGATAAATGGCCTGATAGATAATATCAAACAGACTGGAATATGCACCTTgcctctctcatcaactaGGTATCTACCCCCCTACTAATGTATGTCACCATTGTCTTATCGCTTAAAACCTTCTCGAAAACCTGAATGCTTCGATTGATAAACGACCACGTGGCTCTGATCCATACAGTTAATGCAAAAATTCTGACCTGTCTTGAAATCCTTACGAAAACAGCCCTAtctcttttttattttatttaagAAACACTTGGAAAATCATTTTATTACCAGTTTAGGTAATTTATGCAGTTACTCAAAAAGCTTGTGCTTTACGAGCTTGATAGGCTTTTATAAAGTAAACGTAAACACGCTCGTGCTGCCTCCGGTCTACATTCATCAATATGTAAGCCAATACTGTTGCATGCTTCGCAGGCCtcagaagcttgatgacaGGCTTGTACCACCCTCTGGCAGTGTCCGATAATAGTGACGTGCAGCTATATTTGCCCCGGGAGTTGACCTCAGCTTGATGAATTTTTTACTATTCCTGCCGAAGTTCTCAAAGCTCGGTTGGCAACTTTGTCGCAAGTCTTTATACTATTACTTTTGGTTAGTAGCAGCTTCCCATAAGAAGACTGGGCCACTTGGACATTGCGATGACGGATGCCGTGATCCAGACATTAGTCTTAAAATCTGGCCATGCGGAAACAGCTAAAAGAAATTTGTTCGGAATACGCAGAATCTTTGCAAATAGATGTTGTGTGATCAGCCTCTTGGGCCATGGTTctacaagcacaagcaaCCAAAAGCCTCGACTTACACCGATCGAGTAGGACCCTTAGTCACACAGAAGATCATCGAGTACAATCAGATGTAACATCTAGCTTACCAGTAACCCCAaagctgatgctggcctGCATGTGGTTCTCTCATTCATAGACGCGTTCCACCCCGCCTCGGAAACTCTTGCTTTCAAGGCTACCCTCGAGGGcgctcatctcatcctcgagTTCCAAAGGCGAACAGTTTTGCTTCGCCGTTTCGAAGTCTACGAGAACCACATCATGCTCATCCCGCACAAGAAAATTGTATTTGTTGATATCACCAAGCTTGATGCCGAGCTTATGCAACCGACCCAAAGCCTTCTTGCAGTCGTCGATATCCATTGATCTGGCTGCTCTCGCACCTTCCACCCATTCAGTGACGAAGCCAACCACGCGTCCATTTTTGCCCTCGGTGACATGACCCAAAAACTTGGGACCGATTCCACTGTCACTGATCCATTGATAGGCGGCTGTCTCAGCCTCAATGGAAGAGGTTTCCCAGGGCCAGACCGCGAGTTTGATTAGCACAGGTTTGCCGCCTTGAACTTTGGGGTGCGTTGAGACGTGGACTCGTTGCCTCAATCGCTCTTTACGAGAGAATTCCAACTCATTGAGCTTTACGGGATGCCAGCAGTTCTTGACTCCGGCAAGCTGCACTGTCTCGGTCCTGGAGAAGACAGCCTTATCCGTTTCAGGGTCCCTAACTGCGTAGCCGTTGTTCCAATCCCCAGTTGGGAATGATGGAAGGAGCTCGCCAAGCAGGATGGGCTCGAAAGTACGGTCATCCTCGGCCCTACGAAACGTGCCTGGAGCTGTGGATACGTACTTCACATGTTGCCCGTCGACAAGGAAGCGGTAATCGCTATCGTCCGTATCGTCTGGGTCGACGAGACATGCGAGAAGTTTGACGTTGGTGTTCCTTTCTTGAGGGGCAGCCATTGCGGAGATGCGGTGCTCAGGCGATAGGAGGTGGCTGCAGACCAGTAAGGAGGTGCTCTGGGTGCAGATGGTGACTGTACAGTACGATTACTTGAGAAGGCATGATCTGATAGGAGCTGTTGAAAGGTGAATGGTGCGTCGAGTTGGAAAATCAGAGCCTGGAAGGGGACAATAGAATTGCCCAAGGGCCTTGGTGATACCGTGCTCTGGCAGAATAAGATGTTAAATTTGGGATAGTAAAGTGCGAGTATGagcgttgttgaagttggctCTTAATAACGAGCCAACATCACAAAGGAATTGTAGCCAATCAACTTGTCATACATGCCAGTGCTGAGACGATTCAACGCTTTGGTTCTGCTGTCCGGTTCCGGCGTAACTTACAAGACTGGAATGCCTCAAGACGCCATGGTAAGAGCCCGAATAAGTCGTAATGGTTCAAGTACGAACCCAGCATGAATTGGTAGCAAAACCGACATCATAGCAACCTGGGTTTGTATCAGACAAGTTGGCATGGTAGGGCCACTAACACACAGCAGTCTCAACACAGTTTCTCTTGCTTGGGTACCAGCTCCAAAGTGCAGGATACAGGTACACAAGAAATCCATCTTTCGAACAAAGCTTAATAAGAGTCATCATTAAAAACTTAGACACAGATCAAACGTCTTTTTTgtcctccatcatggccagtTCTAGCCGTACGCAACCTTACCGACTTGGGCAGTTACAGCTGGACAGGTACCTTGCTAGTACATGTGCCCACACCCCTAAAGCAATGACTACAGGGTACTCCTCCAGTATCGTCCAGCTTCCCCTGTCTGCTGTCAGGTCCTCTTTATTTGGATCTTGATCCTCCTCAACCGAGCTCCAATCACTTCACCCATCTTCATTCCCGGttctttgcttctttagCCTTATCCTAGTATTAGGTTAATATTCAAAGTATAACAAAGGTATAAGCTTTGCCCATTTGTATATCAATCTTTTTAATTGACACCAAACCAAGGCAACCCTTCGTCACCCCATTTTGCGCAACTGCCTATCCAGGTAGATACCGAAACAATCGTCCGTTGCCTAAACGCGTCGTTGCCCATCGACCAACTCTCGTTTATATAGAGTCAAGGATCATCGTCAATTTTGCGCGCACGTTCGACGAGACAATCCAGTTCCAACTTCTCCAAACT
It contains:
- a CDS encoding exocyst complex protein EXO70 codes for the protein MSVGLAGGAHTALDEEARAEVDVLNSRLEKTTQLTKKIQSCLNRLETTGKSVQDVAGPLNGETRRLQILGNNVDSVLAAIDRLRQPADSKNDEEQIIRVGPEKAGLSTYLASIKRLGKALAEMQASNLRANQQTMADLSRLIKSGNSQLEHHFETVLRGETPRSVEPLHYITKDKPFPTLPQDKIARLGLIYSYVVESHHNGASELAHIYAEVRGPYLSASLANLAAASVNTAKKKSPDAVYRAGTNGMGTYAQAMEGLFISEYDNVCSVFSREDWGVIFLSTCQTALAEQARCLRELNAHIKSHLNTDCYLAYEITEIISALSGKLETRTGELKGALAAALKPVRETAKSSLAELLEETRRKVGMLQILPSDGAPIPLVSETMQRLQTMVHFLRPISSIMISIGDGGWKANAATNGRSTDAIPSLASFDIGADGKEIFSHYCLDTIEMLLSGLDQKSRVLMKSRAVAGVFMANSVVIIGRMVQTSELNDLLENKLDILEQWRKKATASYTDICKDLSVHLFDTVHTNRTNRPTSGPVDSTSIVKGLGSKDKDKIKEKFTQFNGAFDDMVSRHKSYSMEREVRRIFGEDIRQKLQPLYERFWDRYHEIDKGKGKYVKYDKTSIAAVFASLAS
- a CDS encoding DNA replication licensing factor mcm3, with the translated sequence MDSFMLQDEGVRDRIRQAEEFLDPNDPQVRSYRSDIILMLQKNQRRLVVNLDHVRNHNQELAQGLLQQPFDFTLAFDQALKNIVQTIPQARPDQTAKDTIYYCAWAGSFGLNSCNPRTLSSHLLNYMVSIEGIVTRTSLIRPKVVKSVHYNEKKDMFHFREYQDQTMTNGVTTSSVYPREDDDGNPLITEYGFCTYRDHQTISIQEMPERAPAGQLPRGVDAILDDDLVDSVKPGDRVQLVGIYRTLGNRNTNHNSALFKTMILTNNVVLLSSKSGGGVATATITDTDIRNINKVSKKKNLLELLSQSLAPSIYGHDYVKKAILLMLLGGIEKNLENGTHLRGDINILMVGDPSTAKSQLLRFVLNTAPLAIATTGRGSSGVGLTAAVTSDKETGERRLEAGAMVMADRGVVCIDEFDKMSDVDRVAIHEVMEQQTVTIAKAGIHTSLNARCSVVAAANPVFGQYDPHKDPHKNIALPDSLLSRFDLLFVVTDDIEDTRDRHVSEHVLRMHRYRQPGMEEGAPVREQGTQSLGVSASNQNESQGPTEVYQKFDAMLHSGVTITSGRGANKKPEILSIPFMKKYIQYAKTRIKPVLTQEVSDRITDIYVGLRNDEMEGNQRRTSPLTVRTLETIIRLATAHAKSRLSSRVEERDAIAAEGILRFALFKEVVEESRKKRRKTQTVDFASSSDESSSDDEDGDQANGTQASRSASRTTRNSNRNQTRGTSDSREPEAPENDSQATPRRSGRRAQDSSQTSFASSMPSSQLPSESQLESQEGGDDLASGTAALAIDDTPISTQRLTTFRTTLGQLLNTDLFDDDTAEVDAVIEAVNSKVGRRNAFDKGEAVKALQKMNEANQIMLTNDDQQVIKI